GCAAGGACCCATTTTAGGCTTATCACCACGATTTGTTGCTGTAGCTAAAAAAGTCGGGGGTAGCCTAATGCGCCCACAACGCGACAGTCGCTTTAGTAAAAATAAAACGCCTTATAAGACCAATGTGGGTATCCAGTTTAGACACTTTCAAGCAAAAGATGTGCATGCGCCTGGATTTTATGTCCATATTGCCAATGATGAATGCTTTATTGCGGCTGGAATTTGGCATCCTGAATCAAAAACGCTCAATGCAATTCGCCATTGTATTGATGAAAACCCTAACGCGTACCAAAAAGCATTAGCGCAATTGAGGCAGGCTGGATTTGAATTAACAGGCGATAGCTTATCCAGACCGCCACGCGGATTTGATAAACATCATCCCATGATTGACGAGCTAAAGCGTAAAGACTTTATCGCCATAAAATCCATTAGTCCTGAGCAAGTATGCCAGGCTGATTTTGTCGAGTTTTGTGCGCAAGAATATCAGCATACTCGCGCATTAATGGCTTACTTATGCTTTGCCCTAGAGCTAGATTTTTAGTCTTTAAGCACCATAACGACACGTTAATCATGGTGTTGTTGAAAATATTAACTCATTTTTACGCTGTTATAGTTTTAGCTCATTATTTAGATAAGCCGTGTTAAACTAGCAAAAAATAGTTTCCGGTGCAGCACTCTGTTAGTTGCTGCACCTATTACCAGGTCAATTCATGAGCCATAATATTTCCGCCATGTCTAACACAACACCATCAATTGAGACATCTGCGTCCGAAATCGCTGCGATCACGCCAGCACATAAACGCGCCTTAAGTTACTCGACAACGATTGAAACACTCTTCAATCAAGTGATGAACACCGGCATGCCAGCCGATAGAATCATTGGCCAATATTTTCGCGAGCATAAAAAACATGGCTCTAAAGATAGACGAGTGATCCGTGAAAGTTTGTTTGGTTTATTTCGCTGGTGGGGTTGGTTAAGCCAGTTAGAGACCAGTCATAAACACAGTACATGGTTCCAACAATTAAGCGCTTGTGCAATGTTAGAACAACACCCATGGCATGATGTCACTGGTGCTTGGAATGATTTTGCTGATTGGCCTCAAACCCGTGCAGATCAAACCACCCTAGATAATCAAGCCACATTAAAAGATAAATTAGCCGCTTATATTGCTTTAAGCGCGATAGAAAGTTGTCAAATCACTCAGTTATTACCCCAATGGTTTTGGCAACTTTGTCCAGTTGATAGCACAGAGCAATATGCGCTTGTTAACGCAATGACGACTCGCCCCCCCATTTGGGCTCGGGCACAAACATTATCAACAGCCAAATTAATTACGTCACTTAAACAAGCGGGTGTTGAAGCTAAAACTAGCGGCTACTTTGCCGATGCCATTAGTCTAGGGCATAAAAGTATTAATCTAAATGAGATAGAGGTTTATAAACAAGGTCATCTTGAAATTCAGGATTTAGCCTCACAAGTTATTGGCCAAATTTGCCAGCCAAACAATCATGAAAAATGGTGGGATGCGTGCAGTGGTGCTGGCGGTAAATCCCTGCAATTGCATTCATTAATGTCACAGCAAAGCACAAAATTCAGCGGTAACATTACGGCATCAGATATTCGCCATAAACCTTTAGAAGAACTGCGTAAAAGAGCTAAACGTGCGGGTTTTGAGCATATCAGTGTCGCGCCATGGAAAGGAGAGGTATTGCCTGTCGATGCTAATGCTTTTGACGGTGTATTAGTTGATGCACCCTGCAGCTGCACTGGCACTTGGCGTCGAAATCCTGATATGCGCTGGCTTGATGATGCTAGCGCGATTACAGACAAACCTATACTTCAATTAGCAATTTTACGTCGAAGCGCTGCTGCAGTAAAATCGGGCGGTAAATTGGTTTATGCCACCTGCTCTTTATCACCAAGTGAAAATGAACAGATTGTGAAAGACTTTTTATCAGTAACGTCTGAGTTTGAACTTGAACCAGTCATACATCCTTTTACTGGTGAGCAATTTGATATGTTAACGATTTGGCCTCAACAAGCCGATAGTGATGGGATGTTTGTTGCTAAGATGCGTCGTAAATAGCACGCTGACTCAAACACTAATGCCAAATAATGCTCCACTAAAAAGCCATCTTTCGATGGCTTTTATATTATGGTTCACAGACAAACACTATTGAGCTATTTTCTGTGCAGCCGCAGTATTAATTCCGCTTCAGCTTTTGGCAATTCACACTCTTGCATTAACTCTTCAATACCAGCCCCAAGACCGACCATTTTAAGCGCACGCGAGTATAATTTAGCTTGTGGGTCTTGCTGGCTAGCTTCTTCAAGCATATCAGACTGTTTAGACAGTTTTTTTTCTAGTTCGACAACTCGCCTACCGACACCAATAGTACCACTGCGTAATTCGTGTAATTCACGCTTAACAGCTTCACGCTGACGGTCGCTTTCTTTAACCAACACAGTCAGGGCATCCACTTTAGTTTTTAATTTACTCGACTGTTTTTGCAAGTAAAGTACTAAAACAAGACATGCAATCGCACACACTAAAGCTGCAATTAGAAATTCATCACCCATTAACATACCTATGTTGCTATTACTCAAAAGCACTAAGCCAAACAAAAAAGCCAACAGTGATTCGGTTGGCTTTTCGGTTACAACACGACTAGATTTGAGTTAATTCAACCCACTCATCGTCAGATAATAGTTTATCTAAATCAACCAAGATTAATAACTCGTTGTCGCGATTACTCACCCCTTGAATAAATTTAGCACTTTCTTCCGTGCCGACATTAGGAGCGTTATCGATTTCAGAACGGCGCAAGTATACGACTTCAGCCACGCTATCAACTAAGATACCAATAACTTGTTTTTCTGCTTCAATAATCACGATACGAGTCGAGTCGTCTAATTCTGCTGATTGTAAGCCAAAACGTGAACGAGTATCGATAACGGTAACTACGTTTCCGCGAAGGTTAATAATCCCTAACACATAATCAGGAGCACCTGGCACAGGAGCTATTTCGGTATAACGTAATACTTCCTGAACTTGCATTACGTTAATACCATAGGTTTCATTATCTAATTTAAATGTTACCCATTGTAATACTGCATCGTCTTTACTTGCAGCAACCGCTGCTACACTTCTAGAATCGCTCATAGTTAACCTCGGTCAATCGAATCCTGACAACCTAAACCTGCATCAAGCATTTTGATTAATGCTTGAACATGTAAAATGCCACACATTTGTTGTTTTACTACTCCAGCAAGCCAAGGACGCTTACCCGGTTTTTCACGCCAATTGACGTGGGATTTATCTATTTTAACGGCGTTAACTAACGATTCGCACGTTAGTCCCCACTGACTATCTTCTAGCATAACAAGATATTGATAATTTACCGTTTGTGCTAATGCTGGAGAATATTTTTCAGGCATTACCCATGCACATGTATCAACCACATTAATTTTAGTATCTCGGTGGGTTTGCACCCCTTTAAACCAAGAGGGCCTACCAATAAGATGGTTTATCTTGTCAATTTTAATAATCCCCCCCAAGCTCACTAGTGGTACCGCTAACGTTAACCCTGCAACATTAAAGAATAGCACCTGAAACTCATCATCAAGTACTTCTTGTAAATCATGGGTGATACTCGGTGGTTGATGCCCAACCTGAGTTTGTGGTGGCGTTTGCACTTGCTCCGCCGAATTCATCACCAACTCTTCATGCTTAATAATAGCGTCTTTTATAACAGCATGTGAACTTTCGTTATTATTTATATCGACTAACGGCTTGATTTCTTTATCCGTTAGCTCTATTTCTTGTGTTTTTGTATTATTAACGACTGCTTTAGGCTCAATATCACTAATTGCCTGACGAACACGTTCAGCGCTATTTTTGATCTGTTGCGATAAATCTGTTTCAGCACTAGGTGTAGATACTGCTGATAATAATTTTTCAAGCGCCAGTTTATCTACACTGGTTGTCGGCTGGGCATAATCCCACTGGCTCGCAACAACAGATGAAATCTTAGACAAAGTTGGTGGTGAATAATGCGCTGATGAAGATGCGGCTATTGTGGTGGTATCAGCCAGCTTGTCCTCGATAATATTTAGCGATTTAGTAGTAATATTATTAGCAGGATTCACAGGAATCGACTCTGACGATTCCTGTAGTAAAAGACTGAAATAATCAAAAACAGTTTCATCAACCGATTTTGACATGGTTAAACTCCTGAGAAAATAAAAAATCCAGCAGACGATTGTAAGCTTTTACACCTCGGCTACTGGCTGAATAATGTGATGCTGGTAAATGAGCCAAGCTTGCATCTCTAAATTTAGTATCCACAGGAATCACATCACTTGGCCAAAGTGATGAACCATATTTATCCTGCAAAAATTGTAGTGCGATAGGTGAGGCTTTAGTTCGCTTGTCATACATAGTCGGTAATACTGTGAAACTGTATCGTGTTTTCTTAGAACGCCCCATGATTTCCATGGTTTTCACCATACGTTCAAGGCCTTTTATGGCTAAAAACTCAGTCTGAACCGGTATAATAATGTGATGACTTGCAGCTAATGCATTGACCATTAGCACCCCTAAAACAGGTGGGCAGTCAATGATAGCCACATCATATTTATCTTCAAGTAGCGCCAATAAATTGCGCAACACCAAGCCCATACCTTCCTGATGACCTAAGGATCTATCCAGTGTTGCTAACGCCATATTAGCAGCAATAATATCCAGTCCCTCTATTTGAGTAGGGATGACATTTTGTAATATAAACTCTTGAGTCAGTGTCTGGTGATTCAAAAAGACATCATAAAGCGAACATGGCACTTCATCTGAATCAATACCTAAGTAATAACCCAATGAAGCATGAGGATCAGTATCAATCATCAGCACTCGTTGACCACGCTTAACCAATGCTCCGGCTAAACTGGCTACTGTGGTTGTTTTACCGACACCACCTTTTTGATTCGCTACCGTCCATACTTTCAAAAAAAGCCTCTCAACTCATTATAATGATGCTGTTATGGAATATTGACTACTGCTTGTGTTGTGTATCATCACGGGTTGTTACACGGATCCCGCCGTTAGGTAAACGGATCACCTTAACCCCTTGAGCATCTTCTGACACTATGATTTCTTGATTATTGCCTTCACTAACAACTTCGGGATGCTTATGTTTAGTGGGCTGATCATCATCTAAAGCGCCAGGTCCAAACAACACACTTTTAGCTTGCTCTTGTCCTGCGGACGCAACAATTGCTTGAGTTTGTTCAGGATGCTGAGTTAACCAATTAGCAATATTAGCAGCTTGCTCCTCAGGAACCATCAAAAGTACTTGAGAGTCGGTTAAACGAGCCACATCTTGCTTTAATAGTGTTATCTTTTTATTCGCATCAACATACAAACCCGCTAGTACTAAGATGGCAATAAAACACAGAAAAAAACCCAGCATGTGCTTAGTCTGTAAGGAATAACTCGACTTAGCCACGACTAGACTCTTTTAAAATAGCTTCAGCAATATTATCCAACGAAATAGAGTGAGTCGAGATACCAGCAGATGCTACAGCTTGTGGCATACCATAGACAACACAACTCGCTTCATCTTGTGCCCAAATTGTTGCACCAACAGACTTTAACATTCTAGCCCCTTCTCTACCGTCGGCCCCCATCCCAGTCAACACTACAGCCAAAACATCTCCACCAAAAGCTTTAGATGCAGACGCAAAAGTAATATCTACACTTGGCTTATAATTCATTTCAGGGGTACCAGGAACAACTTTAAGTCTGCCTGTAATACCATTTCGCTCAACCATAAGCTGCATACCACCGGGCGCTAAATAAGCGCATCCAGGGCGCATAACATCCCCATTTTCAGCCTCTTTTACATCAATTTTACACAATGTATTTAAACGTGCTGCAAATGCAGGAGTAAATGCTGCAGGCATGTGCTGGATCAATACAATTGGATGAGGATAATTAGCAGGAAAAGCGGTTAATACTTTCTGCAAAGCCACTGGTCCACCAGTTGAAGTCCCGATAAGTAATACTTTGTATTGTTTACCACTAGCCCGAATAGACGATATTGATGAACTCGTGTTATTGGGAGTATGGCGATCGGGAGATGCACTAGAGTGGGTTGCTGCAGGCGTTGGAGTTAAACCGCTGCTAAATGGACGACGAGATGAATAGGTATCCGAAGCGGAAACCGATGTTTTACGAGGTTCAGGTGATGATGAAGTCGATAATGAACTTGATGCTGAACTTGGGCGATATACTCTGCGTCGCCCCAAAGCTTTAATTCGCTGCTGCAGTAACAGTATTGCATCGTCTTTATTGGTCGCAATATCTTCAAAGCGTTTTGGTAAAAAATCTAATGCGCCGGCTTCTAACGCATCAAGTGTCGCTTTGGCACCATCATGAGTTAATGATGAAAACATTAAAATTGGAGTGGGGTTAGTAGCCATGATTTCACGCACAGCAGTAATACCATCCATCACTGGCATTTCAATGTCCATGGTAATGACTTGAGGCTTTAACTTTGCAGCCATTTCAACAGCTTCTTTACCGTTAACAGCAACAGCAACGACTTCGAGATCAGGATCTTTATTAACAATCTCACTGACTCGACGTCGAAAAAAGCTAGAATCATCTACAACTAATACTTTTATGGCCATTTAATTCCTTAAATAATGGAACTTTTTTTATTTTTTGCTTTTGGCGTAATGTTTCAGTAGTCCTGGCACATCTAAAATAAGTGCAATACCACCATCTGATGTAATTGTTGCCCCCGCCATTCCTGGCGTACCTTGTAACATACTGCCAAGTGGTTTGATGACAACTTCTTCTTGCCCAATTAATGCATCAACAACGAAACCGATTTGCATCGTACCAAGTTGAACAATCACAACATGGCCATGCTTCTTATCACCATGCTTAAATGTCGATTTCTTACTGTGCAACCAATGTTCTAGATAAAATAATGGCACGGCTTTATTACGGAAAATAACCGTTAATTGACCATCGACAATATTGGTTTTGGTTAAATCTAAATTAAAGATCTCATTAACACTCGATAATGGCAGAGCGAAGACTTGATTAGACACATCGACCATCAAGGTTGGCATGATAGCCAAGGTTAACGGCACTTTAATTTCAAGTGTGGTGCCCTTACCTTTCATCGAATCAATGTAGACAGTACCATTGAGTTGATTTATGCGGGTTTTCACCACATCCATACCCACACCACGGCCTGAAATGTCTGAGATTTCAACTTTAGTTGAAAACCCTGGAGCGAAAATCAGATTATACGCTTCGTTATCAGTCATTCTAGAGGCGGCATCTTCATCGAGCACACCACGACTTATCGCAATTTGTTTTAGCTTTTCAGGATCCATGCCAGCGCCATCATCCTCAATTTTCAGCAGGATGTGATCACCTTCTTGGCTAGCCGATAAGGTAATAGTACCGGTTCGGGATTTACCATTTGCTTCACGAGTCACCGGCATTTCAATACCGTGGTCGACTGAGTTTCTCACTAAGTGGACCAAAGGATCGGCTAAAGCCTCAACTAAATTTTTATCAAGATCGGTGTCTTCACCAATCATCACTAAATCAATTTCTTTATTTAATGTACGCGCTAAATCTCGAACAACCCGTGGGAAACGACCAAATACTTTCTTGATAGGTTGCATGCGCGTCTTCATCACCGCACCTTGTAAATCAGCGGTCACCAAATCAAGGTTAGCAAGTGCTTTTGACATTTCCTCGTCTTCACGATTAATGCCTAAGCTCACCAGTCGATTACGGACTAATACCAATTCACCAACCATATTCATGATTTGATCTAAACGAGCGGTATCAACGCGAACTGTGGTTTCACCTTGTGGCACAGACGACGCTTTGACAGGGGCTTTATCTGCTAAGGGTTCAACTTTTGGCACAACGGCTGGAGTCGATGGCATGACTGGCTTAGCAACTGGAGTCGGAGCGGGTTTTGCTGCCGGCGGAGGAGTAACCACTTTAGCAGATTCTGCAGCAACCGGAGTTGATTGCACTTTCGCTACTGGGGCAGTGCCTTTACCGTGTAATTCATCTAAAAGACGTTCAAACTCATCGTCGGTGATTTCATCTGAGTCTACTGCGGGTTGAGCAACTGGTGTACTTGCAGGCTTAGCGGCAACCACAGGTTCTTCTTTCGCTTTAAATGAACCTGAGCCGTGTAACTCGTCTAAGAGTGCTTCAAATTCGTCATCGGTAATTTCGTCACTGCTTTTTGCTGGTGCTGGTTTTGAGTCAATATTGTCTTTATTTATTGCAGAAGATTTAGATGCAACAGGACTGTTACCTGAACCGTGTAAGGCATCAAGCAAGGCTTCAAATTCTAACTCATCAATTTCATCAATGCTGCCAGAATCAGACGTTTCTGCCGTAAAAGAACTCACATCCTCTATGACTTCAGGCTCGTTAACCTCAACAATATTTTCGATAGGTTCAAGTTCTGCAGCCGACATCTCTGAGGGTAATGGTGCACCTGAACTTAATAATTTGAGTTTCGCAAGTAGCATTGGATCTGCAGGGTCTTGTTCTTGTCCCTGTTGAGTTTGAGCAAACATAGTATTAATGGCGTCGACCGCTTGCAAAATAATATCCATTAATTCTGCATTTACGCCACGTTTTCCGGTGCGCAATAAATCGAACGTATTTTCAGCTTCATGACACACGTCAACCATCGGCTTTAAGCTTAAAAAACCAGCTCCGCCTTTGACAGTATGAAATCCACGGAAAATAGCATTAAGTAAATCACTGTCATCAGGATTATTTTCAAGGGCAACTAGCTGCTCTTGTAGAAGCTCTAAAATCTCACCAGCTTCAATTAAAAAGTCCTGGAGTATCTCTTCATCAACATCAAAGGACATTAAATTGACTCCTAATTAGAAACCCAGACTTGATAGCAGATCGTCTACTTCATCCTGACCTGTCACCACATCTTCACGCAGTTCTGCATTCATGATGGGGCCTTCTGCTTCTATTTTATTATCGTTTATCGTTGGCGATGACTCAGTAATATGATCACCAAACACCGTTAGCATTGAAACTAAATTACTTTCTACTTCACGAACTAAATCAATCACTCGACGGATCATTTGGCCAGTTAAGTCTTGGAAGTCTTGCGCCATTAAAATTTGATTTAATAGCTCACGAAGACGATTACAATCATTTTCACTGTGTAACATAAACTGCTGAACATCATGGCAAAGTGATTTAAACTCACCCAACTCGATGTCACGACGCATCAATTTATCCCACATTGGCGTTACTGATTGAATATTACTGATAATGGTATCGGCCAAAGGTAGACATTCTTCAACTGCATCCATGGTTTTATTAGCAGCTTGCTCTGTCATATCGATAACGTAGTTTAATCTTTCTTTAGCGTCCGGAATTTCGGTATTGGCTAATTCAGATAAACGGTTATCAATTTGGAAATCTTTTAATGCACTATGAAGTTGTCGAGTTAACTTACCCACTTCTTCAAAAAGCTCACGCTGCAATGGTGTAGCAAGCTCCCTGATGACGTCATCAGCTTTATCTTGCTGACCTAAGGTAAGCAATTCAACAAGTTCTTGGGCCTGTTCGAGAGTGATTAACCCCGATATTGATGCCTGCATGACTTATCCTTGCTTATGCGAGTCGTTCAAAGATTTTATCTAACTTTTCTTTTAACGTTGCGGCGGTGAAAGGCTTTACCACATAACCATTTACCCCAGCTTGCGCTGCAGCAATAATTTGTTCACGCTTGGCTTCTGCGGTTACCATCAATACGGGTAAATGCTTTAACGAATCATCTGCACGGATTGCTCTAAGTAAATCAATACCTTGCATTCCAGGCATGTTCCAGTCTGTTACTACAAAATCAAAATCGCCTTTTTGTAACATAGGTAGGGCTGTTGAGCCATCATCTGCTTCTTGGGTATTATTAAATCCCAAATCTCGCAACAAGTTCTTAATGATACGCCTCATTGTTGAAAAATCGTCAACAATAAGAATCTTCATATTCTTGTCCAAGGTTTCCTCCGGTGAGCTGACACTCGTTTGCTCTAAATAAGTTATTATTCTTGTGTCCAATGCTTGAGTTTAGCTTTTAATCTGAGCATTGCCTGACTTAATATCTGGCTTACACGCGATTCACTAACATCAAGGATGGCACCGATTTCTTTTAAATTTAATGCTTCGTTGTAATATAACGACAACACTAACGCATCTCTTTCTGGCAATGTCTTAATTGCTTCAACCAATGCAGATTGGAATTGAATTTCAGCAAGCGAGTCAAAGGCCTCATCTGGCGATTCATTATCTGTGATTAACACATCTTGCGAAACACCAAGATCTTCTATGCCTATGATTTTACCAACAGAAACATCATTTAAGATATGATGGTACTCATCGAGCGACATTTCAAGCTTTTCAGCAATTTCAGTATCATAAGCATCACGACCAAGCAGTTGCTCTAATTCATCAATTACTTGTGCAACTCGACGATTATTACGGTGAACTGAGCGTGGAACCCAGTCACCACGACGAATTTCATCTATCATCGCTCCACGAATTCTAATGCCAGCAAAAGTTTCAAACTTAGCACCTTTGCTGTTATCAAATTTTGATGAGGCCTCAAGCAACCCCATCATTCCAGCTTGTAACAGGTCATCAAGTTGCACCGATGCTGGTAATCTTGCCAGCATATGATGAGCAATTCTTTTTACCAACGGTGCATACTGTTCAATGATAGACGTTTTGTTATCGAACTGAGTATACGCTGCGGCTTTATTCACCCGTTCTTCCTTCTTGTATCGGCTTACGTTGTACAAGACGTTCAACAAAAAATTCTAAATGACCACCGGGTTGCTGTGGCACAGGCCAAGTCATAATTTTATTGGCTAATCCGTGGTAAGCAATGGCTGAAGGTGATTTAGGATACGCTTCAACGACTAGTTTTTGTTTACGAACTGCTTTACGTAAATTCTCATCAAAGGGAATGGTTGCCACCAACTCCAATGCAACATCTAGAAATCTATCAGTCACTTTACTGAGTTTAGCAAATAATTCCATACCTTCTCGTAAACTACGTACCATATTTGCCACAATTTTGAAGTGGAACACACCATGTTCACGACTTAGTATCTTAATTAACGCATAAGCATCAGTAATCGATGTTGGTTCGTCACAAACCACAATTAATACATCTTGTGATGCACGAGAAAAACTCAGCACCATATCTGATATACCAGCAGCAGTATCAACAATTAAAATATCAAACTGAGTCCGCATTTCACTAAATGCACGGATCAAGCCGGCATGTTGTGCTGGTGTCAATTCAACCATCGCTTGTGAACCTGATGTAGCAGGAACAATACCGATACCTTTGGGTCCGCGTACAATGATGTCATCTAATTCGGCATCACCTGACAAAACATGAGATAAATTTTTCTCAGCACGTATCCCGAGCATCACATCGACATTGGCTAAACCTAAATCGGCATCAAGTACTAATACACGTTTGCCCTTTTCGGCTAATGCTACCGCAGTATTAATTGACACACTTGTTTTACCAACTCCGCCTTTACCACCGGATACGGCAATTACTTTAACTTTATCGTTATTTGGTTGATTCATCATACGTAAACCACTTGCTTGATCCCGAGTCATATCTTTACTCAAATGCATAGGCTGTGTCATTAGACCACACTGTGTCTTGTGATAATTGTTGTTCAGTTTCATTTAACGCCGCGAGAGCTTTCTTGGCTAGCTCTAGTGTATCTGCGACTTTCATGTCCTCAGGAACACGTTGACCGTCAGTAACATAGCTTAATGGTAACTCATTTTGAATCAATACGCTCAATGCACCTGCAATTGATATTGATTCATCTAATTTTGTTAAAATCGCACCCGCTAATGGAATACGTTTAAAATGTTCTACAGCAT
The Shewanella vesiculosa DNA segment above includes these coding regions:
- a CDS encoding RNA polymerase sigma factor FliA, translated to MNKAAAYTQFDNKTSIIEQYAPLVKRIAHHMLARLPASVQLDDLLQAGMMGLLEASSKFDNSKGAKFETFAGIRIRGAMIDEIRRGDWVPRSVHRNNRRVAQVIDELEQLLGRDAYDTEIAEKLEMSLDEYHHILNDVSVGKIIGIEDLGVSQDVLITDNESPDEAFDSLAEIQFQSALVEAIKTLPERDALVLSLYYNEALNLKEIGAILDVSESRVSQILSQAMLRLKAKLKHWTQE
- a CDS encoding MinD/ParA family protein; translation: MTRDQASGLRMMNQPNNDKVKVIAVSGGKGGVGKTSVSINTAVALAEKGKRVLVLDADLGLANVDVMLGIRAEKNLSHVLSGDAELDDIIVRGPKGIGIVPATSGSQAMVELTPAQHAGLIRAFSEMRTQFDILIVDTAAGISDMVLSFSRASQDVLIVVCDEPTSITDAYALIKILSREHGVFHFKIVANMVRSLREGMELFAKLSKVTDRFLDVALELVATIPFDENLRKAVRKQKLVVEAYPKSPSAIAYHGLANKIMTWPVPQQPGGHLEFFVERLVQRKPIQEGRTGE